The genomic window cggcgctcACCCACAGCGCATGGCCCAGCTTCTTCTGCCGAACCCATCTGGCCGCAACATCGCCCTTTTTttcgcttccccccccccccccccccttctcccttttttctaaCCTGTTTTGATTATTGGTTTTTAAGATGTCATCCTGGCCTGGCCCCACCAGGGCCCACCCTCGGGTCCTGCCCTCGGTGCAGAGCTGTACCGCTGGCGTCCCCAGTACAGCCTGCACCGCCCGGGTGAGCCGTGCCGGATGGACCTCACCGCTAAcgccccagcccagcactgctgggagcCAGGCAAGGCCCTCACCGAGCCGCTCCCAGCCTCTGCTTGCCCCCGGTGCCAGGTCCCACTGCACAAAGCCCCAGTGGCACCTGCCTTATCGGTCTGAAATGCCCTGCTCCCTGGCTCCTGGAACTGGCACTGGCTTTTGGGGCTGCTGCTCTTTGCTTGGGAAAGGCGGTCAGCGGTAGCCGAAGCAATGTGCCTGGTTTTGAATCGGACATGAAGCGGGCTTCCAAAGCCAGCCACGGACCAGTCTGTGAGGGATGGAGAAGCCACAGAATGATGCCAGCTCGAGAGCCACCACGCTCACCACCCTGCCATCCACCTTAGCAGCACAAGTAAGCCTTTGCCTCCCCTGCTGCATCTCTCGGCAGGTTGCAGCTTTGCCACCTGATCCCATGTGCTCCTGGCCCCCAAAGGAGACCACGGCCTGCTGCCGGAGGGACGTGACCTGGGAGCGCAACCCCACGGGAGCTGTGGCCTCCTCGGTCGGTGTCGGTAGGCTGCAGTAtggggaggtgggcagggaTACTGTGCGCTCTGCCTGCTGCACTCCCAGAGGTACTGCCACAGCCTCGGATAACCACAGCTTGGTCGCAGCTAAAGCATCGTGAGCAAAACTGGGATTTCAGCTACCCCGGCGCACAATCCAAGGCTCTACTCGCACTCTCCAAACTACTGTCTGCAGCCACACTACAAGATTAAGACCCCCCATCAAAAGCAAAACGAGATAAACACCACAGAAATTGTAAATGAGCTGAATGAAGGAAGCTGCCAGTGACCAGCGTACAGCTACCAGAGAACATCACATTGTGTAACGGTATCGGCGATCTTAAACCCCTGCCTTTGCCTGACAGTAACAGTCACCCTCAAAAGCGGAAATACCGCGTGTGTCTGGATTTGTCCGCAGCGCACCAGTGGAAGATTTGCGCTGAGGACCCAGCGTTCAGCATCGCCTTTCAAAGAAAGGCCAGTTGCACCATTTGGACTGTTGGGCAAAAGAAACTTGCGCTCTGTTCCATACTTGGTTCAAGACTGTCATACTTGTGAAGGAAAGTAATGACTGGTCAGTGGTGAGATATCCTGTGTTTATTCTATAATTCAGCAATAACAGTAATTTTGCTGTTGTGAAAACACTATAACCAGACTGCAGAGAGAAGGAACGGCATTAGACTTAAACCTTCTCCTTACAGATATCCAGAACATACGAAGTAAGTTTCAGTTACTGAGTAAGCAAGAAGTTACACAAAGAGGCTTTTCTTTAATGCATCACAGGTTTTCTTCGCTATTTTTCCTGGCTTTAATACTTTGATGCTAAcacctttataaaaaaaaaaaaaaaaaaaagaaaaaaggtcttgCCACAGTTGTTAACGGCGCTCTGCAGCGTAAGGGACCATGCTGTCCTCTACGGAAAGATGCATTAAAGTCCTACCGCATTAAACATCTTGACTAATTTTTACATGTGGAGAAAAACATTAAGAACCAAGCAGAAAGACCTAAGGCGAAGAGAGAGCAGATGAGATAAAAGAATGCTCTCTATTGCAGTTTGGTTTTCCAGTACAGCTGTTTGCATGCACCTCGCTACCTTCTTTGTGGACTTCTGAAAAAGGATGACGGTCTTCATTAGCATCGGAGTTAGAACCAGGCTGTAACACAGGGAGGCATTGCGTTATAGTTAATGACTACATTCGATAGAGAATCGTTGCACATTAACTAATGCTAAGCTGCAGGGGAATTCCAGGAAAAACAGGTAAGCCAGCTGCAGAAATATCAGACACTTTCAAGTGCTGCAAGAATGGAAATCGTCTGAAATAATTTCCACCaatttttccttgcaaaaaGAATTAATCTGTGCATGCATAATGCTGACTGTATTTTACATTCATTCTTTcgcagaccaaaaaaaaaaaaaaaaaaaaaaaaagcaatgccGTATcagaatcattaaaaaaattctcacaTACAATCCACTGTACAGGAAAAGCAAGCctgcttttataaatacataaagaaaaattaaagccaGTTGTGGAACGATTTCTGGAGCAGGCTGGTACATCACTTAGGAGGTCGGTAAGTTGCATTTTCTTACTCAAATTCCCACATCGTGACCAAGAGGGCCAAGGCtgccccggcccgggtttgcaGTACCAAGTTTGCGGTAGGATGAACAGGCATGAGACCAGTCCCTGCAGTACCAACGGAGTATTTCACCTATAGAAGTTGTTCCTCCCTTGTTAGAAAGCTTGCATCCCCTGCCGTGGACAAACTGCGTCTCCATACTGCTTCCATCATAGCAAGGCGAAACTCATGGTGTCTCTTCTATGCtatgtttatttaaaagctttatgAAAAAGTAGTCCTTATAAATAGTATAAAGAGGGAAACTGCAAGGCTTCAAAAGCCCAAAGGGTTCACTTGTCCATATAAAAACACAGACCACATATTAAAGAGAAGACATCAGGACAAATCTTATCTCTACCTAGGGTACGCGTGCCGCTGTGTATATAGGGTTGGCAAATATGTCATGTTTCTAGAATAGCCTCCACAACACAGCAGCGGATAGTTGGTTTTCCTCTTGCGATGGCCAGTTTCCGCTACCCTCTGCCGCTGCTGCATGAGCGGTTCCAAGCGAGGTTAATTGGCAGCTGACTAGTCTCCTTCTAGCTGAAGGGAATATGCATAGACGTGCTCTGTGATTCTCAGTCGCAACAGCAAGGATTTCATACGCAACACTTTAAAGAACTGTTAAAAAGTAATGCTGAACTTGACAGCATCCCTTCGGAGTGGGAATTCCCTTAACTCCAGCCCCCAGGATCACTGTGTTTAACAGACGAGCGTGTCCTGGCCCAAGagctgttttgggtttgttttttgctaGCAGGGTACAGCTCTTGTCAAGATGGGGTCCCCAAAGGCTGCAGCCacaccagccccctgcccaggctggggggggggggggggcacgccACAGCTCTGGCAACAGGATCCCCTCCAGGGGAAGTCGGGGTGCCCTGGGACcattcttatttcattttctctcccctgccgGAGCCCAATTCCCCCTCCCTGATGCACAGCCCTATTTCCACAGGACGCTGTTTTCCCCCTACCACTCAGTCGAGCAGGAGTGTAACCGTGCCACTCCTCCACATCAGCCCAAAGGACATAAACACGCTCTGGTGCTTTATTGCCCCCGACTCATCAAGCCGGGCAGGACTGGGGAAGAAGGACAGCTTTGACTCGCGGCGCTCCCCAggagccccagccagcacccGCCGGCCGGTCCCAGAGGCGGGCCCGGGGAGAAGGGCGgccgggggggtgggagggagggcgCGGGGCTCCCGCCAACCGTCCCAACGGTCCTAACGGTCCCAACGGCCGCggcccgggccgccgccgcctccgcctcctcctcttcagagGCACACGCGGGGCCCAGGGTAGGGCTCGCCCCCGCACCAGAAGTCGGCGGCCTGCGGGGTCTCCATGAGCCACACCTCCCGCGGCAGCCCGGGAGGCTCGGCGCCCGCCGGCGACCCCTCCAGCAGGCGGTAGTAGTGGCAGTCCCGGCCGTGCTGGGGGTCGTAGGGCGGCGCCAAGATGTCGAGGAAGGCGGCAGGCCCGTCCACGGCGTCGATCTGGTGGAGGTTGTCGGTGTGCGGCGAGAGCAGGCAGGGCGGGGAGGCCGGCGTGTAGTGCTGGCGGGAGCGGAACAGGGCGCGGTGGCAgggcccgccggcggcggcggcgggcggcggggcagcggcggcggcggcgggcagcgtGTCCATGCAGGCGATGCGCAGCGTGCCGTACAGCACCTTCAACATGCCGTTCATACCCGGGTGGTCGTGCAACGGGATGCAGGCGCCGCTCCGCAGCAGGAACACGCCCATGCTGAAGCTCTCCGTTTCGCAGATGTGCATGTAGCTGACGGGAGGTACCACGCCGCCCCACGGTAatcccccgcccgccgccgccgccgccgccgtcgaCGGCCCCCGCGGCGCCAAGTGCAAGTCCTCGGCGCGCACCTcgtccagcagctgctgcagccggTGCAGGTTCTCCCCGAaggccggccccgccgggctGCGGAAGGTGATCCGCGCCTGCCGCGCCACCCGCTGGATCAGGGAGGCCATGTTGTCCCGGGGCATGgcggcgcccggcccggccccgccgcggcagGCGGCTCCCCCCGCTCTCCCGCCGCTTCCTCCGCCCCTCTGCCCCCGACGCGCAggcgcccccgcgccgccgtGCACCACGGGGATCGTagtcccgcccgccgcccgccctgcTGCTCCGGGTCCCGCAACCGCCCCGCAACCCCCGCCGCTCCACAGGGTCCCGCGGGGCGAGGGGCGCGgagccgggggcggcggggcggcgcggagccgggggcggcggcgggagaaggggagggagggagggggagaggaggactACGGCTCCCGGCAGGGCCGGCGGAGGTGAGTGGCGGGAGGGGGCCGCGCCCTGCGGGGCGGTGtacggggggcggcggggccggccggcgCCTGGGGTCGTGCGGCGTCGCCGCCTGCGGCCGCCATCTTAGAGCGGCGGGGTGAGGGGCAAGGCCGTGCCGGGCGTGCGGGAGGGGGCAGCGGCCCTGGACCCCGCGGTGGGGCGctgaggggcggcggggggcctCGCCCGGCGGGTGCGGGGGCCCGCACAGTGCCCTGCCCGCCAGGGGCGGGGAAGCCAGAGCTCCCGCGGAGCGTGCTTGCTCCCGCCTAGCTGCGGGCGGCTGAGGAGAAAGCGCGGGAGGAACTTCTTACTTGGCTTGTAGTTCAGCCGTGTAAAACTTGAGCACGGTAGTGCAAATGAGGTGTCACGGACATGTAACAGACTACGCAAACAGGTTATGTTTGATCACAAATTGCTTGTTAAGCCATTTTGCCAAATCTGTCTGATTTCAAGTTACTTTCTGAGACAGCCGCTCCCATTGGAGTACTGAACCGAGGTCTTGCTGTACGACACGCGCTGTCCTTGATGTGTCTCCTTATCGTCACTTTCGAGCATGATTCTATTTGAATCCATTATCTTTAACCACAGATGAACATCGAACCAGCACATGGAGTTCCAGGCACTGATCCTCAGAGAACCCACATGTGACAGAAAGGATGGATAATCTTTTGGCTCAGTTCCAGCCAGCTGGAGCCTGCATGTGGTTGTTCCAGGCTGATGTACAAAAGGGGTACAGCATTTATTCTGCCAGGGCATTACAtacaacattttatttcatttatatgtCTGTGGCAATGATCCTATTACCTTCTTTCTAATACACGTGACTGCACATAGCAGATCATGTCTAGAAAATACTGTCAGAAGTTAACCTGTTAGTGATGGGATTTGTTAATGTTAGTCTCTAGTCACAAATATACAGGCTCATACCACCTTGAGTTCAATTATTTAAGTGGGTGTTCAGCACCTAAGTACTGACCATGGTAGGTCTAGGCCCAGCTAGTTAGGATTCTAAAAACAGCTGAAGGATAATAATCAAATAGGACTGCAGTGTCTGCAGCCCACCAAGttaaaaaaagttgtttaaaaacGAGGTAAACCAATGTGTTTTCTTGATTAAAGTCAAACTCAGGTCTTAAGATATGCATTAAACTCAGATAAGGTATATGTGGCCTTATAGTATTCTTAAATGTTATACATGTATAAGAAATATTGTGCATGAATCAGAAGTAGAGATGTTGTGGGCATGTGATGGCCCAGCAGAGAATGAAACACTGATGCCGTAAACAAAGATTGGTGACTTGAATCTCTTCTCCCAAACCTATTTCCCTCCATCTATAAATAAGTTTGGTGCACAGAATGCAAATTTAGGTCATGGCATTATTGCTTCCTCTTCATAGAGGAGGATGTTCATTCAAGTTGCTGCTTTCGAGTTCCACCTGAAGCTACAAAGCATTGCAATTTTCAGCTCGTGTTCACACGCTGATGTTTTAAGTAATTTCTCTCTCCAGTGCCAGTGTTGGGAGCATGGGGTGAAGATCAGGGGAGCGTTTGTATACCTGGCAGGTCTGCTGGCAGGATGCTTAGGATGAGGGGGCAGATTTAATGAGTTGAGAGGCAGAGTCTTCAACGGCCTGCAAGCCTTTCTGTATTAGAGCGAACTGCTGAGGGTGCCAACAGTCTCACCGCTGCTGTGCTGATTGGCAACTGTCATTTTGTCAGAAGCCAGGGGATTTGGGAGGCTCCGTGGTCAGTGTGCGCTTCTATTCAGTCCCCTTCTGCAGGCACAGTCCATTTAATTACAGAGGTATGGACTGGAGTTTTTGGAAGTAATCATTACCAGTGATACTGATAAATTATCTCTTTATTGGCTTAAGCTATCCATTTGTGTCTTGCCTCAGCGATTATATTTTATGCTTGCAAGTGATTACTAGAATGCTCAGTTTTGAACACACTGGTTCTTTTTCTATGCAGCACAAAAATAAGCTGTTTTGTGGAAATGGAAATGCTTGGTATTGGTAGGACATTGTGCGCTTGGAGTAACAGGCAGTTGTAAAAAAGGATCAGCATGGAAAACCAGGATCCTGAGTACTGACCTCAGCCTGATGTTGACTCGCTGGGTGATATTAGGTGAGTTACTTGACCCTTTTAGTGCTTATCGCTCTGTAAACCATGAATCACATGTCCTGTGTACAAGGATGTTATGTTAAGATTTTAAGAACATCTTTATGTGAACATTCCCTGTGCCATGTTACGCTGGTAATAAAGTTTATGTTTTGCATAATTGATCACCTTATGATCCTCAATGTTTTTAAACAACTGTATTGATTTCTATTTCTAACagataaagacaaaaatatgcCCTTGGCACTTAATGTTCCAGTTAAATGCTATGTCACACCCACATTTTTCGGtgcaataatattaaaaaaaaccccaaacaaaacaacaaaccaccaacctcaaaagaaaagcaagccaaCTAGCAGTTACACtgacatgtttttttcttctcaagagCCATATTCTTAGCTGGCCTCTACCATATTGAGTGCacgtgaagaaaaaaaaaaatcacggtGTAGTTGCTTGGCTGGGCTTTGAGACTGCTTTGTGCCAGTGATGCAATGACCAAAGTTCAGCCCAGTGGTTTCATGATACAACCAGTGTGAGGGAGGTCAGGTTTAGGTTATGGTTTTGGTCTCctgctgtgtttggttttttccccacacacagAAAGAGAGTGAGTTGAGAAGTGTTACAGCTATTTTCTCCTGCCCAACCCCCCTGTATTTCTAGGCTTCTTTCTACCTGAACTCCTGAGATGGACAGTTTTTCAGCTTCTAGCTTCTTTGTTGCTGTAATGTATTACAGTTCCCCCCAAGTTTGTGAAATATCTCTTGCccattttcactttcttctggGGGTTGcttcacagatttttaaatttgctttgaGAAGTTAGAATTACTTGTAACCATCAGGTAAACCAGCAGACTTGAAtgggtgaaaatgagagccgCCTGCTTAGAAGTTTGGTTGTTAACTGTAACTAAATGTGTCACGATGCTAGAATAGTTCACAGTGTGTAGAACTTAGGCAGTATAGAAACCATCCTCCTTTATAGTGTTGCCAATGGCTGCAGATATGTGTTTACACAGgacaaaaaataagaatttgtgTTGAAGAATGTCTTTTTTGCACTGTTCCTGCCACCGGTACTGCAAGGgggtatatatattttttttttcttaatttttatagcTACACCAGTCAAGGAGATAGATATGAATGCTAGCCAAACATGATTCAGATGAGAACAAGACTAAAAAGAGAGAAGGCAAACAACATGTATGTAATATTTGCTGGCTCTCCAGTAATGGCTGTGTAAAAGAAAGTTGGTTATTGGTTAATCATCAAAGAATTTAGATATCCGTAGAAACAGAGGAGACCTAGATATAACTGTGCTGAAATCAAAAGGGGAATTAAGTTCATATATGTACCAAACTTCAAGCAGATCTATGTAACATTAAGACTCCCACCCACCTTTACCACTTCTTTACTGACACACATCCTGTATTCCATTAACCACGTAATTCACCCCTTGCTGCACTCTTCATTTGTTGTAGCCTCTCTGTTAAAGGCAGTATTTCTATATAAAGCACATCATTAATGAATTTTATTGACAGTTTGCTACTGAACAGCGTAGAGCAGGAGTTGGAGTGACTCAGAGTAGGAAAGGCTGTGAAGCATGCAACTCCCTGTGCATGAATTTGCAGAGATAATGAGCCTCATTCTGATCTTCTGAATTTAGTTCCACCGATTTCCACTGGTGCAGATCAGATCCGTGCTGACGTCTCTGACGCCGCCCAAGTTAGACTGTGGTGATGGGTACTGTGAGTTAGTCGTGGCCTTATTCCTTCTGAACTCTCTGACTGTCTAGGACAGATCCTGGGTGTGAGGAAGAAGACGTTTACCAGTGTGGTTAGAAACTGTCCTCCCTGCATGCGCTTCCTTCTTGGCATGTAGTTTGCAGGACGGCATGTCTGGCCAGATCTGCTTGAGTGGTATCACTCTTAGCCACTGCAGCTGTGGAGCTGCGTGGCACTTTCACCAGCTGTATCCAGctgtgacaaaaaaacccagagagcGCACGAGCAGGAGAAATCCCCTAATGGTTGTAGAGTTAGTACTTGATGTTTCTAAGTTTTTCATATATCTTTAATGTTTTCCAAGGGTAATCTGATCATATAATCTGGGAAAAATATGACCTTTATTtctaaaactttaaaaatatattcaagaaTTTGTTTAATGTGTCCACAATCCTGGGTGCTCAGATACGGGCAGGAAggtaaaaaaagattttttttgacAATTACTGAGACGGAAGAAACCTGCAGCTCAATTTGCAAGTGTAATTCTGAGTCCATAAAAAGCGGTACTGTCACTCTTTCTTATTACTGGCataactttcaaaataaaatatcaacaGGAATGTGTATGGATGCTGTGTTATGAAGAATGTAATTAGAAACAAATGGGAATCACTGATTATTATAATGTACAGAATGCCATAATTTTGGACCATCACTTTTAGTCTTTTACCTGACAGCAGAAAAGACACAGTTAAAGATGTGGAATGTTTACTTGTGATTTCTTCCCTGCATATCTTTATCTCTGGttgtgttaaaataattttatatttattttacgTAAGTGCattcaaaagcagcaaaatacatAGAAGCCATTTATCATTTTATCAATATAAGTTACTCTTAATTTTAAGTGCTGATACTACCTGTTGGGAAAGTTGAAATCTGTTTGCTGGGAGAGTTggtaaaaaacaaaagtcaTACTTGGCTGTAGTCCTGATGCTTTATTGGCATGAGGTGTTTGTCTCCTCCCTGGAAGGTCCTGGCTAGCGGTGATGTGGAACACCCAGAGTCTATCCTGCTGCCAGTGGCAGCAAGCACAGGGCGCCGTGTTGCACCCCCCTGCCGCTCCAGGCGTGCCCTGGTGCTCACTGCCACCGGCACCGCGTCATTCCTCGGGCTCAGAGCTTGGCTCTCTCCACCATTTTTGAAACCACATCCCTGGAGGTCCTTTGAATTCTGTCACCGTCAGTGACCCATAAGGCCCCTGTGGCCTCTGTTACATCAGTGCCGAACTccacttgtggttttttttcctctctctgttaCTTTTTCAGAGAATCCCAAGGGTCCTGTTTGGTTGATCAGTGGTAGAGCAGAGGGTGGGAGAAAGCTTGCGAGGTCAGCTCTGTTTGGAAGCAGCTCCCTTGGCCTTCAGCCCTCCCCTCAGCAGCTGGCTTTCAAATGGCAAGAGAAGGTTTTGTTGATACGACCCAGGGGAAGGCCTGCTTAGCGTATGAAGACTCTGCAAAGTCCTTGTCATCAGGCAGTGATGAGAAAAGCTGCTCGCTTGCAGCAAAAGCCTTATGTTTCTCTCTCAGTGCATATCTGTTCTCCCCTTATCACTGAATCAGTGCCATATTTGCTTTTGCCTGCTTTGAGATAGGTGTGGCGTATGAGCACTTTTGTGCTAGGGTAGGGTGTGATCGTGCTTTGCTGGAGTCTGAGAGTTAGAAGTAGATAGTTTGCTAACTGGGGTCCCAGAGGGTGTGAGGTGTGGGTCTACCACTGCTTGTGCTATGCTAAGTAGTGATCACACACCAACTGTTCATCAACCTTACTAGCAAGGTCTAAAGTAATCCTATTTCTGTGGCTTAAAGAGTTACTGCTGTGCAGCTGAGTCACTGTAACCTGCTTGGTGCTCACTGATAGCCTTCCCTCACTGCCAAAAATGCTTTAGCATTTATCTTTGAGCTaagcctttctttttcacagtCATGAGTAAGTACTAGTTATGGTCATCGCACAGGTGATAAGCAGTAACACGTGAAGCCAGAGTAACTTGATTGCCTTTGGTTATATATGTAACACATTATTTTAAGCATCTCTtttcagcaggagaaagaactttttcatttcttagtGACTTGGGATCAAATTTATCTCAGCAGAGTTCTATACAGGGTTAATGAATAATGCTCAATTTATGAAGGAGGgaataagtaatttttaaagactaGCCAAGgagcatttttctattttaaataataatagaCACATGTTTTTCATGGAAGGGCTTAGTGTTCAGCAGAAAAAGAGGTGAATGATAAAATCTGGTAGATAAGGTGTTTTAGTGGGACAGGGAAATACCTTTCAATGTTTTCAGGTGTTTGTAGTGTTTAGGTTAATCGGTAAATCCAGTAAAATCCTTCTTTGTCCCATAGGAGAAGGGTCCGTATTAAAATTGAGGCctctgggaggaggaaggaagttTTGTGCAAGCATTTGAACAAGGAAGGTGcacagagagaagcagaagaaaaaggccAGGACCCAAAGAAGTGTTACAGCCACCCACGCAGCAGTACTGATCTCGCTTTGCGTTTTGGTTATCACCCCGGATTTGACTACTTCCAAgacaaaagtattaaaatacaaGAACATCAATTAGAAAATGTGGCAATTAGTAGAGGAAAAtggtgaggaaaaagaaaaggaaggaagagatgcCAGTGTGGATGAAGTGTGAGTGAATGAGGTCAGGGGGATGTTCCAGAGAAGTAGAATGCAGAGGTGAGCGGGTATCTGAATG from Phalacrocorax carbo chromosome 13, bPhaCar2.1, whole genome shotgun sequence includes these protein-coding regions:
- the ADO gene encoding 2-aminoethanethiol dioxygenase, which codes for MPRDNMASLIQRVARQARITFRSPAGPAFGENLHRLQQLLDEVRAEDLHLAPRGPSTAAAAAAGGGLPWGGVVPPVSYMHICETESFSMGVFLLRSGACIPLHDHPGMNGMLKVLYGTLRIACMDTLPAAAAAAPPPAAAAGGPCHRALFRSRQHYTPASPPCLLSPHTDNLHQIDAVDGPAAFLDILAPPYDPQHGRDCHYYRLLEGSPAGAEPPGLPREVWLMETPQAADFWCGGEPYPGPRVCL